The sequence TCACCACCCTCCTCATGCTTGTCTCCCCACCTGTATCACAAGCTCTAGTCTCGTGAGCTGAAACACCATCCTCTTCTAGAACCCAATTTTCCCTTCTTTCACCAAACTGCCCAGGCCCATCCCAGGCCCCTGGGGGCTAGTTGtagacaggcagacagacagagagatggacaGCTGGGCTGACCTGGATGTTTGTCAACAGTCCAACGGAAATCTCCTCTTTATGCTTAAAATAAAACCTACATCAAACCTGTCACCAGGGCCCCCATTAGAGCTTCCTGTTTCTGAGTGCTGTAGCCAAGGCAGCCTGTGAAAGGAAGCGCCACCCACCCCCTCTCCACTCCCACTGTGGGGCACCAGAGAGGCCACCACCACTTTTGCCCTTTGTAAGCCCAGCCCTAGCCCTAGCTGCTCCACTAGCCAAGGTGGGGTTTCCTAGTAGGTAACTGACCTGGAGGGAGACTGGAAGAAGCTGAGGCCTCAAAGCCCAGTGCcagccccttccttcccctctccccaggtATTGGAATATAGCATGAAAGGCCCAGAATGCACCAGTGCCCCAACCCAAGGAGGACTGTGCTGCCTAACTCTcccactgaggcccagagggagaCTGGCTTGTCCAAGATCACCAGGCAAGGCCACTCATTTTGTGCCGTCCACCCCAAGTCTCTCGTCCTCCAAAAACTCCCATTTCCCATCCTCACTCTATGGTCTGTGCAACCTCAAGTTCACGGTTTACCCTCTCCAAGCTTCCTGCCCCCTTGGGAACTGGGCAGGGCTTGGATGAGGATGGAACACTCATGGCGGGGGAAAGTCTATGCACCCCATCAGCCTTTCCCCTGGAGGCTCCCTTCCTGGTGCAGGGGAAAGACCCCATTCCTACTCCCAGCTCTATTCCAGCCCACTCATggctggacctcagtttcctccttgaTGACGCAGGCCTGCCAGCCTTCCAGGAGAGTTATGAGAACCCATTGCGGGGACATGTCTCCAGCCAGGCCAGCTGCTATCATCATGCCCCACCACTAGATCTCGGGGTAAACAATTACTGCTTTGATGGCCCCACCCCAAGACTTCTCTTACCCCTTCTCTTGTGAACACAGAAGAGTCTGAAGGCCCAGCCCTCGAGAAACAAGCATTTGTGTTTATTAACCAAGGGGAGGGAAGTCAAAGCAATGCAGACTCCTAACCAGTCCCTCCTATAGTCTGCCCACCTAGGCCAGCTGCCAAGGACTAGGAAGAGCAGTGGATAGgcccctccccactgccctgaCCCCAGGGTGAGTTCCGCTGGGTAAGGAAGAGGAAGTCAGCAAATGacagaggccaaggaaggaaggaggaaacagAGCCGCTGGGGAGACAAGATTGAGGAGATCCCTTGGCCCCTCACTCTCAGTGGGGAGGGCAAAGCACCCCAAATGCAGGCCCACGAGAGGAACTAAGCAGGATTACACTCATGTCAAAAACCTTGTAttgggatggggggagggggttCTCAAGTGTCCAAAGTCAAGAGCAAAACCCTCCCAGAGTCAGTCCTTGCCCAAGAATGCTGGTCCAGCCTCTCAGCCTTTGCCTCCACACCAGGTTCACACCAGGGTGGAGCCTCTGACATGGCCATCCAGAGAATGGATGCAAGAGAGGTCCAGGGACCACTTGATCTGTCCTGTGGCAAATTCCCCAGTGGCGTCTAGCCTTCAGCTGCTGGGCTCTCCCGTGCCTGCCTTAACCCATACAGCCACTTGATCACGCGGGCATTGCGCTCCACCACCGACACGCCATAGGGAACGCGCTCCCGGGCCCGCTCCTCAACAGTAACCGAGCTGCGGCGGGAGCAGCCCCCTTCAGAGCTGCCCGGCCCAGCACTGGGCCCTGCCAGGGACACGATATCCGAGCTGGCCCGTGCCAGGTGGGCCACACCCAATCCTCTTGCCTCCTCCGGGTCCAGGCCGCAGAAGTTAAAAAAGCGCTCAAGGTCAGCAGCTGCCCTAGAAAAGCGCTCGCTCAAGTCCGACTTAGAGCGTTGCAAACCCGGTGGCCGGGCTGGGCTGGAGGCGGCGGCAGGACCCGGTGATGGGCAGAGCCGGGCTGGCGAGGCAGGCAGGGGGCGGACGTCCACTCGGCGGACCGCAGAGGTACTGGGCGGCGGTCTTGGAGGGGTGGCTGGGGGAGGCTGGCCGGCTCCCTCTGCCCGTCCAGGAGTACGGCTGGCCTCGGCAGGGGACACGGGACTATCACACAAGTTGATGAGGCTGCTGAGGATGTCCAGGTCCAGCTGGGGCCGTCGGCAGGGGCCAGGCAGGGCTCGGCGGCTGGGCGTGAGCACTGTGCGGCGAGTCTCAGGGCTAAAAAGTGGCTGTTTGGACAGCAGGGGCTGCACCGGTTCCTGGCGGGTGTTGGCCACATGCAGGCTCTTGACGTACTTGGCCTTGTCGGCTTCCAGGCGCTCCACAGCACTCGGTTTCCGAACTCCACCATCTGCCGGCCTCCGTAGCAGGTAGCCAGGGACCTTGGTCCGAAGGCGGCAAGGTAGGGCGGGGGCGGCCGGGGCTCCAGGGCTCAGCGTGTCCACAGGCATGGCTGCTGCATATCCCGAGGGCTTTGGTCTGAGGAGACTGGAGAAATGAGGAGCCAGAGATCCAGGCAGAAAGTAGGTAGCTGAACACCGGCAACTGCTGcagtgaaggagagagagagagaagaaaaaaaaaaaaaaaaaaaaaaaagccgagaGCGCTCAGACAAAGAGGTTCAGCCACCGCTGAGAGAGGGTAAGACGCCTTCCCTATTATAAGGTAGAGACCACGCCCCTCCATAAGGAGCCAATCAGCAGGCAGAAGGCGACAGCTGCGGGGCCTCAGGCCCCACCCAcaccccctccctcctgccccggGGGAACCAGGCCCAGCTGAggccaagagaagaaaaaaggtgCTGGAGAAGAAAGACCTGGGCAACCTGGGCAGAAAAGACAGGGCAAGGCAAGCGCTAAAGGGGGCAAGGGAGGCTCCAAGCTCTGTGCTACGCACCAGTCAACTCAACCTCGGGTCCTCTCAACAGCCCCATTTTTtggatggagaaactgaagcccagagaggcaaCCAACTTGCTTAAGTTAACCCAGCTCTGCCCCTTACCACCAAGAAGGAAGGTGCTGCCACAGGAGTGTAGGGTTAAATGACCAAGAAAAAGGGCTCCAGCCCCACACCCCATCTGGACTTCCCAAAGGGAGCCTGGTACCACCTCTACCCCTCACCCATCCAGGCAGGAAGCTTCCCTGT comes from Macaca mulatta isolate MMU2019108-1 chromosome 10, T2T-MMU8v2.0, whole genome shotgun sequence and encodes:
- the FAM110A gene encoding protein FAM110A isoform X2, with product MGALACRSHRDSARQVCGGRVSAPGRTSLGGPGAGRTRLRSQASCQRPGLGFWPLPGFPYPFRVIPGPAGSLARSRRKLRKLRLPEPQVGRAGGAQASGAGAASCRCSATYFLPGSLAPHFSSLLRPKPSGYAAAMPVDTLSPGAPAAPALPCRLRTKVPGYLLRRPADGGVRKPSAVERLEADKAKYVKSLHVANTRQEPVQPLLSKQPLFSPETRRTVLTPSRRALPGPCRRPQLDLDILSSLINLCDSPVSPAEASRTPGRAEGAGQPPPATPPRPPPSTSAVRRVDVRPLPASPARLCPSPGPAAASSPARPPGLQRSKSDLSERFSRAAADLERFFNFCGLDPEEARGLGVAHLARASSDIVSLAGPSAGPGSSEGGCSRRSSVTVEERARERVPYGVSVVERNARVIKWLYGLRQARESPAAEG
- the FAM110A gene encoding protein FAM110A isoform X1, translating into MGALACRSHRDSARQVCGGRVSAPGRTSLGGPGAGRTRLRSQASCQRPGLGFWPLPGFPYPFRVIPGPAGSLARSRRKLRKLRLPEPQVGRAGGAQASGAGAASSCRCSATYFLPGSLAPHFSSLLRPKPSGYAAAMPVDTLSPGAPAAPALPCRLRTKVPGYLLRRPADGGVRKPSAVERLEADKAKYVKSLHVANTRQEPVQPLLSKQPLFSPETRRTVLTPSRRALPGPCRRPQLDLDILSSLINLCDSPVSPAEASRTPGRAEGAGQPPPATPPRPPPSTSAVRRVDVRPLPASPARLCPSPGPAAASSPARPPGLQRSKSDLSERFSRAAADLERFFNFCGLDPEEARGLGVAHLARASSDIVSLAGPSAGPGSSEGGCSRRSSVTVEERARERVPYGVSVVERNARVIKWLYGLRQARESPAAEG
- the FAM110A gene encoding protein FAM110A isoform X3 — its product is MPVDTLSPGAPAAPALPCRLRTKVPGYLLRRPADGGVRKPSAVERLEADKAKYVKSLHVANTRQEPVQPLLSKQPLFSPETRRTVLTPSRRALPGPCRRPQLDLDILSSLINLCDSPVSPAEASRTPGRAEGAGQPPPATPPRPPPSTSAVRRVDVRPLPASPARLCPSPGPAAASSPARPPGLQRSKSDLSERFSRAAADLERFFNFCGLDPEEARGLGVAHLARASSDIVSLAGPSAGPGSSEGGCSRRSSVTVEERARERVPYGVSVVERNARVIKWLYGLRQARESPAAEG